One segment of Deltaproteobacteria bacterium DNA contains the following:
- a CDS encoding vitamin B12-dependent ribonucleotide reductase, which produces MGSESMTVRATQEEVVVSENQQAEGQEAAKKGGKAKVLAKKGLTFERVFTTEGVDPFEEVDWTRRDAVILDGKGGTVFEQKDVEVPRHWSVMATNVVASKYFRGTEGSPDRESSVRQLTTRVVDTITAWGKKGGYFRTEKDAAIFRDELVHLILEQKMAFNSPVWFNVGVEDEPQCSACFINSVEDSMTSILTLARTEGMLFKYGSGTGTNLSTIRSSKELLAGGGEASGPVSFMRGYDAFAGVIKSGGKTRRAAKMVILNADHPDIVEFVESKAREEKKAWALIDAGYDGSFNGEAYNSVFFQNANHSVRADDDFMQAVLGDGEWTTHAVTDDSPLEVHSARGLMEKISDAAWICGDPGMQFHSTINRWHTCKDSGEINGSNPCAEYMFLDDSACNLASLNLVKFRREDGELDVAAFEAAVEATVTAMEIIVGEASYPTEAIGKNSEEYRPLGLGYANLGALLMARGLPYDSETGRAYAAAITALMTGRAYARSVELAKVKDPFEHFVRNQDSMMGVMGLHRAHIEMIDGRDTLPEDLLFAARHAWNEVVEEGSVHGIRNAQSTVLAPTGTIGFMMDCDTTGIEPDIALKKHKKLVGGGVLEYVNRTVPEALGRLGYTPEETQAICDHLDEKGTIEGAPSLRPEHLPVFDCAFAAPGGGRSIHWRGHVKMMAAVQPFLSGAISKTVNMPHDTTAAEISDAYIEAWRLGLKAIAIYRDGCKRTQPLSSGAEQKKAEKKPEESAPKRLDRRERLADERQALTHKFSVGGHEGYLTVGLYEDGRPGEIFVTMSKEGSTISGLMDAFATSISMALQYGVPLKVLVDKFTHTRFEPSGFTGHPEIPLAKSITDYIFRWMALKFYTADDARAVGARRPKAETEPAASSEPSPKEPVKEARGEKANGNGKGGAARRAPAEIPTALFQSDAPPCMGCGSIMVRNGACYKCLNCGSTSGCS; this is translated from the coding sequence ATGGGAAGCGAATCCATGACGGTGCGCGCCACGCAGGAAGAGGTCGTCGTGTCCGAGAACCAGCAGGCCGAGGGTCAGGAGGCCGCCAAGAAGGGCGGGAAGGCCAAGGTCCTCGCCAAGAAGGGGCTCACCTTCGAGCGGGTCTTCACCACCGAGGGGGTCGATCCCTTCGAGGAGGTCGACTGGACCCGCCGGGACGCGGTGATCCTCGACGGCAAGGGCGGCACGGTCTTCGAGCAGAAGGACGTCGAGGTCCCCCGCCACTGGTCGGTGATGGCCACCAACGTCGTGGCGTCCAAGTACTTCCGGGGCACCGAGGGCAGCCCCGATCGCGAGAGCTCGGTGCGGCAGCTCACCACCCGGGTGGTCGACACGATCACCGCCTGGGGCAAGAAGGGTGGCTACTTCCGCACGGAGAAGGACGCGGCGATCTTCCGGGACGAGCTGGTCCACCTGATCCTCGAGCAGAAGATGGCCTTCAACTCGCCGGTCTGGTTCAACGTCGGCGTCGAGGACGAGCCCCAGTGCTCGGCCTGCTTCATCAACTCGGTCGAGGACTCGATGACGAGCATCCTCACCCTCGCGCGCACCGAGGGGATGCTCTTCAAGTACGGCTCCGGCACCGGGACCAACCTCTCGACCATCCGCTCCTCCAAGGAGCTGCTCGCCGGTGGCGGCGAGGCCTCGGGCCCCGTCTCCTTCATGCGCGGCTACGACGCCTTCGCCGGCGTCATCAAGTCCGGCGGCAAGACCCGCCGGGCCGCCAAGATGGTCATCCTCAACGCCGACCACCCCGACATCGTCGAGTTCGTCGAGTCGAAGGCGCGCGAGGAGAAGAAGGCCTGGGCCCTGATCGACGCCGGCTACGACGGCTCCTTCAACGGCGAGGCCTACAACTCGGTCTTCTTCCAGAACGCGAACCACTCCGTCCGGGCCGACGACGACTTCATGCAGGCCGTGCTCGGCGACGGGGAGTGGACGACCCACGCGGTCACCGACGACTCGCCCCTCGAGGTGCACAGCGCCCGGGGCCTGATGGAGAAGATCTCCGACGCCGCCTGGATCTGCGGCGATCCGGGGATGCAGTTCCACAGCACGATCAACCGCTGGCACACCTGCAAGGACTCCGGCGAGATCAACGGCTCGAACCCCTGCGCCGAGTACATGTTCCTCGACGACAGCGCCTGCAACCTCGCCTCCCTGAACCTGGTGAAGTTCCGGCGCGAGGACGGCGAGCTGGACGTCGCGGCCTTCGAGGCCGCGGTCGAGGCGACGGTCACCGCGATGGAGATCATCGTCGGCGAGGCCTCCTACCCCACCGAGGCGATCGGCAAGAACAGCGAGGAGTACCGGCCCCTCGGGCTGGGCTACGCCAACCTCGGCGCCCTCCTGATGGCCCGCGGCCTGCCCTACGACTCGGAGACCGGCCGGGCCTACGCCGCGGCGATCACCGCCCTGATGACCGGCCGGGCCTACGCGCGCAGCGTCGAGCTGGCGAAGGTGAAGGACCCCTTCGAGCACTTCGTGAGGAACCAGGACTCGATGATGGGGGTCATGGGCCTGCACCGCGCCCACATCGAGATGATCGACGGCCGCGACACCCTGCCGGAGGATCTCCTCTTCGCCGCCCGCCACGCCTGGAACGAGGTCGTGGAGGAGGGCTCGGTCCACGGCATCCGCAACGCCCAGTCCACCGTGCTGGCCCCCACCGGCACCATCGGCTTCATGATGGACTGCGACACCACGGGCATCGAGCCGGACATCGCCCTGAAGAAGCACAAGAAGCTCGTGGGCGGCGGCGTGCTCGAGTACGTGAACCGCACCGTCCCCGAGGCCCTCGGGCGCCTCGGCTACACCCCCGAGGAGACGCAGGCCATCTGCGATCACCTCGACGAGAAGGGCACCATCGAGGGCGCGCCCTCCTTGCGCCCCGAGCACCTGCCGGTCTTCGACTGCGCCTTCGCCGCCCCCGGCGGCGGCCGCTCGATCCACTGGCGGGGCCACGTGAAGATGATGGCCGCGGTGCAGCCCTTCCTCTCGGGCGCCATCTCCAAGACCGTGAACATGCCTCACGACACCACGGCCGCGGAGATCTCCGACGCCTACATCGAGGCCTGGCGCCTCGGCCTGAAGGCCATCGCCATCTACCGTGACGGCTGCAAGCGCACCCAGCCCCTCTCCTCCGGCGCCGAGCAGAAGAAGGCGGAGAAGAAGCCCGAGGAGAGCGCCCCCAAGCGGCTCGACCGCCGGGAGCGCCTCGCCGACGAGCGGCAGGCCCTCACCCACAAGTTCTCGGTCGGCGGCCACGAGGGCTACCTCACCGTCGGGCTCTACGAGGACGGCCGGCCGGGCGAGATCTTCGTCACCATGTCCAAGGAGGGCTCGACCATCTCGGGCCTGATGGACGCCTTCGCCACGAGCATCTCGATGGCCCTGCAGTACGGCGTCCCCCTGAAGGTGCTGGTGGACAAGTTCACCCACACCCGCTTCGAGCCCTCGGGCTTCACCGGCCACCCGGAGATCCCCCTGGCCAAGTCCATCACCGACTACATCTTCCGGTGGATGGCGCTGAAGTTCTACACCGCCGACGATGCCCGCGCCGTCGGGGCGCGCCGCCCGAAGGCCGAGACCGAGCCGGCGGCTTCCTCCGAGCCCTCTCCGAAGGAGCCGGTGAAGGAGGCCCGGGGCGAGAAGGCCAACGGGAACGGGAAGGGCGGCGCCGCGCGCCGGGCCCCGGCCGAGATCCCCACGGCGCTCTTCCAGAGCGACGCCCCCCCCTGCATGGGCTGCGGCTCGATCATGGTGCGTAACGGGGCCTGCTACAAGTGCCTCAACTGCGGCTCCACTTCCGGGTGTAGCTAG
- a CDS encoding GntR family transcriptional regulator: MTDDGSNKKKFPDEIIEHLQRKILSGTIPVGERLPPERELAAELGTNRNTLREALRALEAQGLVKARQGDGVRVLDFRKTGELNLIAPFFLAAEGEDRARLLADMLRIRRLVAREAVVLAARRATPGEVVRIEKLLAEMLEAAEREDRVQVPRLELALYRAITEASHSVGGLWLFNSLEKVTLSLLDAYPGLWITPPSFADGWRAVVQAIADEDPDTAGEWVSKKLEQTDRMILKLMGLED; encoded by the coding sequence ATGACCGACGACGGCAGCAACAAGAAGAAGTTCCCCGACGAGATCATCGAGCACCTGCAGAGGAAGATCCTGAGCGGGACGATCCCGGTGGGCGAGCGCCTGCCGCCCGAGCGGGAGCTGGCCGCCGAGCTGGGGACCAACCGCAACACCCTGCGCGAGGCGCTGCGCGCCCTCGAGGCCCAGGGGCTGGTCAAGGCCCGCCAGGGCGACGGGGTGCGGGTGCTCGACTTCCGCAAGACCGGGGAGCTCAACCTCATCGCCCCCTTCTTCCTCGCCGCCGAGGGCGAGGACCGGGCGCGGCTCCTGGCGGACATGCTGCGCATCCGCCGGCTCGTCGCCCGCGAGGCGGTCGTGCTGGCCGCCCGGCGCGCCACCCCGGGCGAGGTCGTCCGGATCGAGAAGCTGCTCGCGGAGATGCTCGAGGCCGCCGAGCGCGAGGACCGGGTGCAGGTGCCCCGCCTCGAGCTGGCCCTCTACCGGGCGATCACCGAGGCCAGCCACAGCGTGGGGGGCCTCTGGCTCTTCAACAGCCTGGAGAAGGTCACCCTGAGCCTCCTCGACGCCTACCCGGGGCTGTGGATCACCCCGCCCTCCTTCGCCGACGGCTGGCGCGCGGTGGTGCAGGCCATCGCCGACGAGGACCCCGACACCGCCGGCGAGTGGGTCTCCAAGAAGCTCGAGCAGACCGACCGGATGATCCTCAAGCTCATGGGGCTGGAGGATTGA
- a CDS encoding serine/threonine-protein kinase, whose translation MPGSESARPGRFGPYRLLERLGEGGMAEVWLASQEMEGVLRLLAVKRMHPELQADEGFVQMFLDELRIALELHHPNIGHIFDVGEIEGRYFLAMEHIEGRDLATVLQRLESADEFLPLEIWCEIGRKVAAALDHAHTRLSGDGRPRGIVHRDVSPDNVILTFDGQVKLVDFGIAVAEGRVARTQAGTLKGKPPYMAPEQILSEQVDARADLFSLGTLLYRAGTGRHPFAGSSPERVFHKVVEHTPRSMHRVEGDFPEELSILVSRLMEKDPADRPQSAETFLGELEALAARLELMISPKGMARWLLELFPEAADARAALSEDPFDEEALLTTSYHVTVGSPAVEQAHDPEPDEPEELPEPATVTAQALRPEPEPSAAATEDHEFEPATALATVPELAAAEEDEAPDDEPPEMATVIGARVPTPEDGGAEALERAATRFERIPEHRARGERPLPAPSGRPARDARRELPPEPDPGPILPLPPIPSRRAQPWSLEDHWNHLPAAYRSPAVLGAAALLAAALLFLAAVGLRTLLG comes from the coding sequence GTGCCGGGCTCGGAATCAGCGCGACCCGGGCGCTTCGGGCCCTACCGGCTGCTGGAGCGCCTCGGCGAGGGGGGAATGGCGGAGGTCTGGCTCGCCAGCCAGGAGATGGAGGGCGTGCTTCGCCTCCTGGCCGTGAAGCGGATGCACCCCGAGCTGCAGGCCGACGAGGGCTTCGTGCAGATGTTCCTCGACGAGCTGCGCATCGCCCTGGAGCTGCACCACCCGAACATCGGCCACATCTTCGACGTGGGAGAGATCGAGGGCCGCTACTTCCTGGCGATGGAGCACATCGAGGGCCGGGACCTGGCCACCGTGCTCCAGCGGCTGGAGTCCGCGGACGAGTTCCTGCCCCTGGAGATCTGGTGCGAGATCGGCCGCAAGGTCGCCGCCGCCCTCGACCACGCCCACACCCGCCTCTCCGGCGACGGACGGCCGCGGGGCATCGTCCACCGCGACGTCTCGCCCGACAACGTCATCCTCACCTTCGACGGCCAGGTGAAGCTGGTGGACTTCGGCATCGCCGTGGCCGAGGGGCGCGTGGCCCGCACCCAGGCCGGCACCCTCAAGGGCAAGCCCCCCTACATGGCCCCGGAGCAGATCCTGAGCGAGCAGGTGGACGCCCGGGCCGACCTCTTCTCCCTGGGCACCCTCCTCTACCGGGCCGGGACCGGCCGGCACCCCTTCGCCGGCTCGAGCCCCGAGCGGGTCTTCCACAAGGTGGTCGAGCACACGCCCCGCAGCATGCACCGGGTGGAGGGCGACTTCCCCGAGGAGCTCTCGATCCTGGTCTCGCGCCTGATGGAGAAGGATCCCGCGGATCGGCCCCAGAGCGCCGAGACCTTCCTCGGCGAGCTCGAGGCGCTCGCCGCCCGGCTGGAGCTGATGATCTCCCCGAAGGGCATGGCCCGCTGGCTGCTCGAGCTCTTCCCCGAGGCCGCCGACGCCCGGGCGGCCCTCTCCGAGGATCCCTTCGACGAGGAGGCCCTCCTCACCACCTCCTACCACGTGACCGTGGGCAGCCCGGCGGTGGAGCAGGCCCACGACCCCGAGCCGGACGAGCCGGAGGAGCTGCCCGAGCCGGCGACCGTCACGGCCCAGGCCCTCCGGCCGGAGCCGGAGCCGAGCGCCGCCGCCACCGAGGACCACGAGTTCGAGCCGGCCACCGCGCTGGCCACCGTGCCCGAGCTCGCGGCGGCCGAGGAGGACGAGGCTCCGGACGACGAGCCGCCGGAGATGGCGACCGTGATCGGGGCCCGCGTGCCCACTCCGGAGGACGGCGGCGCCGAGGCGCTCGAGCGCGCCGCCACCCGCTTCGAGCGCATCCCCGAGCACCGGGCCCGGGGCGAGCGGCCCCTCCCCGCGCCCTCCGGCCGCCCCGCCCGGGACGCGCGGCGGGAGCTGCCCCCGGAGCCGGATCCCGGTCCGATCCTCCCGCTGCCGCCGATCCCCTCGCGGCGCGCCCAGCCCTGGAGCCTCGAGGATCACTGGAACCACCTGCCCGCCGCCTACCGCTCCCCGGCGGTGCTCGGCGCGGCCGCCCTCCTCGCCGCGGCCCTGCTCTTCCTGGCAGCCGTGGGATTGCGGACCCTTCTGGGGTAG
- a CDS encoding protein kinase — protein sequence MIDTRFPMAFGNYTLLESLGRGGMAEVFLADYEAMPGTRRLVALKQVLPALATDPTFVGMFLDEARVLANLYHANLDHVLDVGEVGGVPYLALDYNPGRDLLQVLHQQEAQAALPPALAVHIVTKVLAGLSHAHNRTGPDGRNLGIVHRDVSPENIILGFDGTVKLVDFGIARGEMRAIVTEPGFIKGKPSYMAPEQVLGQAIDPRADIFAVGVLLYRLVVGRHPFRVSGNDEETFRRIVQESPAPPHLVRRGIDDDLSVIILRAMSKRPDLRPATADAFLGELEGVMADHRWVGGERQLRERMGELFPHAADAARRLQSEPEDLAAAREASHYIAASEFDSIDTPTGLKVPELPPEPKRAPSRSRRSKKSGQKPRRSSTSDDTRLGTPFPDDEDEVEEHTPTETHTVEISDVDTLPGEVLDGPGSLPPPVPADALSHSARRRRPPRPLPDAADARLRLEAEEEEDGSEIYSDVATHTSLRPPGDDSASGETAHTLAEEIDDEPTGVDPHALSFAGEGGVAPLPSPASDPYRPPPRSEPTDSYANLPIVWLLGGFALTAILLGIAFC from the coding sequence TTGATCGACACCCGCTTTCCCATGGCCTTCGGCAACTACACCCTCCTGGAATCCCTGGGGCGGGGTGGGATGGCCGAGGTCTTCCTCGCCGACTACGAGGCGATGCCCGGCACCCGGCGGCTGGTGGCCCTCAAGCAGGTGCTGCCGGCCCTGGCCACCGACCCGACCTTCGTGGGCATGTTCCTCGACGAGGCGCGGGTGCTGGCCAACCTCTACCACGCCAACCTCGATCACGTGCTGGACGTGGGCGAGGTCGGCGGCGTCCCCTACCTGGCGCTGGACTACAACCCCGGCCGCGATCTGCTGCAGGTGCTCCACCAGCAGGAGGCGCAGGCCGCCCTGCCCCCGGCGCTGGCCGTCCACATCGTCACCAAGGTGCTGGCCGGCCTCTCCCACGCCCACAACCGCACCGGCCCCGACGGCCGCAACCTGGGCATCGTCCACCGGGACGTCTCCCCCGAGAACATCATCCTGGGCTTCGACGGCACGGTGAAGCTGGTGGACTTCGGCATCGCCCGCGGGGAGATGCGGGCCATCGTCACCGAGCCGGGCTTCATCAAGGGCAAGCCCTCCTACATGGCCCCCGAGCAGGTCCTCGGTCAGGCCATCGATCCGCGCGCCGACATCTTCGCGGTGGGCGTGCTCCTCTACCGCCTGGTGGTGGGGCGCCACCCCTTCCGCGTCTCGGGGAACGACGAGGAGACCTTCCGGCGCATCGTGCAGGAGTCCCCGGCGCCGCCGCACCTGGTCCGGCGCGGCATCGACGACGACCTCTCGGTGATCATCCTGCGGGCCATGTCGAAGCGCCCCGATCTGCGCCCGGCCACCGCCGACGCCTTCCTCGGTGAGCTCGAGGGGGTGATGGCCGACCACCGCTGGGTGGGGGGCGAGCGGCAGCTGCGCGAGCGGATGGGCGAGCTCTTCCCCCACGCCGCCGACGCGGCCCGGCGCCTGCAGAGCGAGCCCGAGGATCTGGCCGCGGCCCGCGAGGCCTCGCACTACATCGCCGCCTCGGAGTTCGACTCCATCGACACCCCGACGGGACTGAAGGTCCCCGAGCTACCGCCGGAGCCGAAGCGCGCCCCCTCCCGCTCGCGGCGTTCGAAGAAGAGCGGCCAGAAGCCGCGGCGCTCGAGCACCTCCGACGACACGCGCCTGGGCACGCCCTTCCCCGACGACGAGGACGAGGTCGAGGAGCACACCCCCACCGAGACCCACACCGTCGAGATCTCCGACGTGGACACGCTCCCCGGCGAGGTCCTCGACGGCCCCGGCTCGCTGCCGCCCCCGGTGCCCGCCGACGCCCTGAGCCACTCGGCCCGGCGGCGGCGCCCGCCGAGGCCCCTGCCGGACGCGGCCGACGCCCGGCTGCGCCTCGAGGCCGAGGAGGAAGAGGACGGCTCCGAGATCTACTCGGACGTGGCCACCCACACCTCCCTTCGCCCGCCGGGAGACGACTCGGCCTCCGGCGAGACCGCGCACACCCTCGCCGAGGAGATCGACGACGAGCCCACCGGCGTCGATCCCCACGCCCTCTCCTTCGCGGGTGAGGGCGGGGTGGCGCCGCTGCCCTCTCCCGCCTCGGATCCCTACCGGCCGCCGCCGCGCAGCGAGCCGACGGATAGCTACGCGAACCTGCCGATCGTCTGGCTGCTCGGGGGCTTCGCCCTCACCGCCATCCTCCTGGGCATCGCTTTCTGCTGA
- a CDS encoding winged helix-turn-helix domain-containing protein → MSRIGAQGGAPPPGREEDLRAILTLLDEHRVVGVVAGRGMGRTILLETIADLYGVPCFRGRPPEEVEVGDLVVLDDAQNLGRRALGALLRRVVEADGRALIALYSVTQAPRRVKPYRLTTLGEEASWGLLEGRRGLRTAQASAVLLRCAGHPALLRRAGRWLGRARRDQKIEVLDKVLAGEVQGAYLEPLGSAAHREAALLAAAGGWLPDGLPLRGFTSGTGQLVEAGLAERVDGALVASPLLLVAHWPEPTEARRRTALAELRRRRVLDRSLVRLAEAHLFHGLGAPEEALEAAREAQRASRGKVASIVFQRAIERLALEADGALGACAGLASVALAFGRHHDIRRTRGEITALQKEGAFAPPEHREAETFLGFLLLEERKLEEAALALRQSAARAAKEGDAYGEAYALLWEVWARITGDELQAAEPLARRAASLARECSAPALEVRALHVQARIEALEGEIDSALRHLKPALKLARRHNLDDDQLIVLGTLAELSGRQGRPSEAADWLEAADAILARGHPTQRRGNLALTRAEIALRRGHVREAQRILASAAAGLSSMPWTKDQLEVEASLAAADYAGAAHLLATAVPHPGRSREWIRRRAAALGVLQREGLSPRIDLGEFEGDPLSVLMLHRARAELAEAGELLEELESRLPREDLSALPLLHAESIAVRLLQGRLREAAESVALLRDHFAAEAASTAAMLLLEGVVELIRGRPAEAARRALRAHRAGMQLGQLRMGLFALELLAVAHLTLGRDRGLGTVLGRARRLADGARSPARCARVAALRVARALRRGEEPATADLRKVEKGPDALARALCDGLLGREVDASLQPIVEALQGMVAASAPASVPWAPEHAGTAELELRVASREVKLAGGRTVSFARRRVLWRVLTELMEAGGEAVEPENLYTAAWQLPFNQSRLNSLYVGIRRLRLLVEPDPSAPRIILVGPTGGYYLDTARVELR, encoded by the coding sequence GTGTCACGGATCGGTGCCCAGGGGGGAGCGCCCCCGCCGGGGCGTGAGGAGGATCTCCGGGCGATCCTGACCCTCCTGGACGAGCACCGGGTCGTCGGGGTGGTGGCCGGCCGGGGCATGGGCCGGACGATCCTCCTGGAGACCATCGCCGATCTCTACGGTGTCCCCTGCTTCCGGGGCCGGCCTCCCGAGGAGGTCGAGGTGGGCGACCTCGTGGTCCTCGACGACGCCCAGAACCTGGGCCGCCGGGCGCTCGGCGCGCTGCTGCGCCGGGTGGTGGAGGCCGACGGCCGGGCGCTCATCGCCCTCTACTCGGTCACCCAGGCGCCGCGCCGGGTGAAGCCCTACCGCCTCACCACCCTCGGGGAGGAGGCGAGCTGGGGCCTCCTCGAGGGCCGGAGGGGGCTGCGGACCGCGCAGGCCAGCGCGGTCCTGCTGCGCTGCGCCGGGCACCCGGCCCTCCTGCGCCGGGCCGGGCGCTGGCTGGGGCGCGCGCGCCGCGACCAGAAGATCGAGGTCCTCGACAAGGTGCTCGCCGGAGAGGTGCAGGGCGCCTACCTGGAGCCGCTGGGGAGCGCCGCTCACCGGGAGGCCGCCCTGCTCGCGGCGGCCGGAGGCTGGCTCCCCGACGGGCTGCCTCTGCGCGGCTTCACCAGCGGGACCGGACAGCTCGTCGAGGCCGGGCTCGCCGAGCGGGTGGACGGCGCGCTGGTCGCCAGCCCCCTGCTGCTGGTGGCGCACTGGCCTGAGCCCACCGAGGCCCGCCGCCGCACGGCCCTCGCGGAGCTGCGCCGCCGCCGGGTCCTCGACCGCAGCCTGGTCCGGCTGGCCGAGGCGCACCTCTTCCACGGTCTCGGTGCGCCCGAGGAGGCCCTCGAGGCCGCCCGGGAGGCCCAGCGCGCCAGCCGCGGCAAGGTCGCCTCCATCGTCTTCCAGCGCGCCATCGAGCGCCTGGCCCTCGAGGCCGACGGCGCCCTCGGCGCCTGCGCCGGCCTCGCCAGCGTCGCCCTCGCCTTCGGGCGCCACCACGACATCCGGCGGACCCGGGGCGAGATCACGGCGCTGCAGAAGGAGGGCGCCTTCGCGCCGCCCGAGCACCGTGAGGCGGAGACCTTCCTCGGCTTCCTCCTCCTCGAGGAGCGCAAGCTCGAGGAGGCGGCCCTCGCCCTGCGGCAGAGCGCGGCCCGGGCGGCGAAGGAGGGCGACGCCTACGGCGAGGCCTATGCCCTGCTCTGGGAGGTGTGGGCCCGGATCACCGGGGACGAGCTGCAGGCCGCCGAGCCCCTGGCCCGCCGCGCCGCGAGCCTGGCCCGGGAGTGCTCCGCGCCGGCCCTCGAGGTGCGCGCGCTCCACGTGCAGGCGCGGATCGAGGCCCTGGAGGGTGAGATCGACTCGGCGCTGCGCCACCTCAAGCCGGCGCTGAAGCTCGCCCGGCGCCACAACCTCGACGACGATCAGCTGATCGTGCTGGGCACCCTGGCCGAGCTCTCGGGCCGGCAGGGCCGGCCGAGCGAGGCGGCCGACTGGCTCGAGGCCGCCGACGCCATCCTCGCGCGGGGGCACCCCACCCAGCGCCGGGGCAACCTCGCCCTGACCCGGGCCGAGATCGCCCTGCGGCGAGGGCACGTGCGGGAGGCCCAGCGCATCCTCGCCAGCGCCGCGGCCGGGCTCTCCTCGATGCCCTGGACCAAGGACCAGCTCGAGGTCGAGGCCTCGCTCGCCGCGGCGGACTACGCCGGGGCGGCGCACCTGCTCGCCACCGCCGTGCCCCACCCCGGGCGGAGCCGGGAGTGGATCCGGCGCCGCGCCGCTGCGCTCGGGGTCCTGCAGCGCGAGGGTCTCTCGCCCCGGATCGACCTCGGCGAGTTCGAGGGCGATCCCCTCTCGGTGCTCATGCTCCACCGCGCGCGGGCCGAGCTCGCCGAGGCGGGGGAGCTCCTCGAGGAGCTCGAGAGCCGGCTGCCCCGGGAGGATCTCTCGGCTCTGCCTCTCCTCCACGCCGAGTCGATCGCCGTGCGCCTCCTCCAGGGGCGGCTGCGCGAGGCCGCCGAGAGCGTCGCCCTCCTGCGCGATCACTTCGCGGCCGAGGCGGCCTCCACCGCGGCCATGCTCCTCCTCGAGGGCGTCGTCGAGCTGATCCGGGGCCGCCCGGCCGAGGCCGCCCGTCGGGCGCTGCGGGCCCACCGGGCCGGGATGCAGCTCGGCCAGCTCCGGATGGGGCTCTTCGCCCTCGAACTGCTCGCGGTCGCCCACCTCACCCTCGGCCGGGACCGCGGCCTCGGGACGGTCCTCGGCCGCGCCCGCCGCCTGGCGGACGGGGCGCGCAGCCCGGCGCGCTGCGCCCGGGTGGCGGCCCTGCGCGTCGCGCGGGCGCTGCGCCGGGGAGAGGAGCCGGCCACGGCCGATCTGCGGAAGGTCGAGAAGGGGCCCGACGCCCTGGCGCGCGCCCTCTGCGACGGGCTCCTGGGCCGGGAGGTGGACGCCTCCCTCCAGCCCATCGTCGAGGCCCTGCAGGGGATGGTGGCCGCCTCGGCGCCGGCGAGCGTGCCCTGGGCCCCCGAGCACGCGGGCACCGCCGAGCTGGAGCTGCGGGTCGCCAGCCGCGAGGTGAAGCTCGCGGGCGGCCGCACCGTCTCCTTCGCGCGCCGCCGCGTACTCTGGCGGGTGCTCACCGAGCTGATGGAGGCCGGCGGGGAGGCCGTCGAGCCCGAGAACCTCTACACCGCGGCCTGGCAGCTACCCTTCAACCAGAGCCGCCTCAACTCCCTCTACGTCGGCATCCGGCGGCTGCGCCTGCTGGTCGAGCCCGACCCCAGCGCGCCCCGGATCATCCTGGTGGGCCCCACCGGCGGCTACTACCTCGACACCGCCCGCGTCGAGCTGCGCTAG
- the moeB gene encoding molybdopterin-synthase adenylyltransferase MoeB, with amino-acid sequence MSYSASEFIESVKKSIREIDVESLQRRLSAANPPLLLDCREADEFAQGIIEGARTVPRGLLEMKIESLSPDRGAPVVIYCAVGARSALAAKSLQDLGYTDVVSLAGGIGAWKRAGLPLHREWQLTPEQRMRYARHLSMPEVDEAGQKKLLEARVLCIGAGGLGSPAALYLAAAGVGTIGIVDDDVVDESNLQRQVLHNTERVGQPKVESAKATLEALNPDVRVEMHRTRLTSQNVMELFAGYDLILDGCDNFPTRYLVNDAAVFLKKPVVHGSIFRFEGQCTVFHPDHGPCYRCLYPEPPPPGLAPSCAEAGVLGVLPGLVGSMECLEAIKLILGIGEGLVGKLWAVDTLSNTFRTLKLRKDPDCPVCGEKATITELIDYEAFCSLAA; translated from the coding sequence ATGTCCTATTCGGCCAGTGAGTTTATCGAATCAGTAAAGAAGAGCATCCGCGAGATCGACGTGGAGAGCCTGCAGCGGCGGCTCTCGGCCGCGAACCCGCCCCTGCTCCTGGACTGTCGCGAGGCCGACGAGTTTGCGCAAGGGATCATCGAGGGGGCCCGCACCGTGCCGCGGGGCCTGCTGGAGATGAAGATCGAGTCCCTCTCGCCCGACCGCGGCGCCCCGGTGGTGATCTACTGCGCCGTGGGGGCGCGCTCGGCCCTGGCCGCCAAGAGCCTCCAGGACCTGGGCTACACCGACGTGGTCTCGCTCGCCGGCGGCATCGGCGCCTGGAAGAGGGCGGGCCTTCCCCTCCACCGCGAGTGGCAGCTCACCCCCGAGCAGCGGATGCGCTACGCCCGCCACCTCTCCATGCCCGAGGTCGACGAGGCCGGGCAGAAGAAGCTGCTCGAGGCGCGGGTGCTCTGCATCGGCGCGGGGGGGCTCGGCTCCCCGGCGGCCCTCTACCTGGCCGCGGCCGGGGTCGGCACCATCGGCATCGTCGACGACGACGTGGTGGACGAGTCGAACCTCCAGCGGCAGGTGCTCCACAACACCGAGCGGGTCGGTCAGCCCAAGGTCGAGTCGGCGAAGGCGACCCTCGAGGCCCTCAACCCGGACGTCCGGGTCGAGATGCACCGGACGCGCCTGACCTCGCAGAACGTGATGGAGCTCTTCGCGGGCTACGACCTGATCCTGGATGGCTGCGACAACTTCCCGACCCGCTACCTCGTCAACGACGCCGCCGTCTTCCTGAAGAAGCCGGTGGTGCACGGGTCGATCTTCCGCTTCGAGGGGCAGTGCACCGTCTTCCACCCCGATCACGGTCCCTGCTACCGCTGCCTCTATCCCGAGCCGCCGCCTCCGGGGCTGGCGCCCTCCTGCGCCGAGGCCGGGGTCCTCGGGGTGCTGCCGGGGCTGGTCGGCAGCATGGAGTGCCTGGAGGCCATCAAGCTGATCCTCGGCATCGGCGAGGGGCTGGTGGGCAAGCTCTGGGCGGTGGACACCCTCTCGAACACCTTCCGCACCCTGAAGCTGCGCAAGGATCCCGACTGCCCGGTCTGCGGGGAGAAGGCGACGATCACCGAGCTGATCGACTACGAGGCCTTCTGCTCCCTGGCGGCCTGA